In the genome of Candidatus Hydrogenedentota bacterium, one region contains:
- a CDS encoding Gfo/Idh/MocA family oxidoreductase, with amino-acid sequence MKTFSGLGSKELRLAMLGMVDGNGHPYSWSAIFNGFEAEEMAKCPFPTIPDYLSKEPEENLSIPGAKVTHVWTDDPADAPKVAAASRVPNVVKRAEDVIGEVDAVIVATDKGHEHVDRCRPFVEAGLPVFVDKPLVDNEPDLQQFRRWVINENRPILSSSSMRYCKEYMPYRVSTHNLGALRYVTITTPKTWERYGIHALEGMYPIVGPGFASVRNTGTLDRNVAHLKHKRGVDVVVIATGDMYGSFGDLMLCGTRGAAYVKSMDSFYSFKAQLVAFVDFLRSGVYPFPFSETEELMKLVIAGIRSREEGGREIPLEEIK; translated from the coding sequence ATGAAAACCTTTTCGGGATTGGGCAGCAAAGAACTGCGATTGGCCATGCTGGGCATGGTCGATGGGAACGGGCATCCGTATTCGTGGAGCGCCATATTTAACGGATTCGAAGCGGAGGAGATGGCGAAGTGCCCCTTCCCGACGATTCCGGACTACCTTTCCAAAGAGCCCGAGGAGAACCTGAGCATTCCCGGAGCGAAGGTTACCCATGTGTGGACCGATGACCCGGCCGACGCGCCCAAGGTGGCGGCGGCTTCCCGCGTTCCGAACGTCGTGAAGCGCGCGGAAGACGTCATCGGCGAGGTTGATGCCGTTATTGTGGCGACGGATAAGGGCCACGAACACGTCGACCGGTGCCGCCCGTTTGTTGAGGCAGGACTGCCGGTGTTCGTGGACAAGCCACTGGTGGATAACGAGCCGGACCTTCAGCAATTCCGGCGGTGGGTCATCAACGAGAACCGCCCTATCCTGTCCTCCAGCTCGATGCGGTATTGTAAAGAGTACATGCCCTACCGGGTGTCGACCCATAATCTGGGCGCTTTGCGTTACGTGACGATCACCACGCCGAAGACGTGGGAGCGCTACGGCATCCATGCCCTCGAGGGCATGTACCCCATCGTGGGCCCGGGGTTTGCATCCGTGCGCAATACGGGTACGCTCGACCGCAACGTGGCGCACTTGAAGCACAAACGCGGAGTGGACGTGGTGGTTATTGCGACGGGGGACATGTACGGCAGTTTTGGCGATCTCATGCTGTGCGGGACCCGCGGCGCGGCGTATGTCAAGAGCATGGATTCGTTTTATAGTTTCAAAGCGCAGCTCGTGGCGTTCGTGGATTTCCTGCGCTCGGGTGTATATCCTTTCCCCTTCTCGGAGACGGAGGAACTGATGAAGCTCGTCATTGCGGGGATCCGCAGCCGGGAAGAGGGCGGACGGGAAATACCTCTCGAAGAGATTAAATGA
- a CDS encoding aldolase/citrate lyase family protein has protein sequence MRIRPSRVLKKLRDGGIACCTKMNLYDARAAEIAAMFEFDCLWLCMEHGPTDLSDIEKQIYAAKAYDVDVLVRVARGSYSDYVRPFELDAAGIMVPHVMSLADARNVVRMTRFHPVGRRPVDGGNADGKYCNVPFVEYLQQANEERFVIVQIEDPEPMDELDAICALDGIDIILFGPGDFSHGIGAPGQFDHPDLLAARRRVAECANKHGKVAGTVGGLGNLQELIDMGFRFVNLGADVLALSQYYQQISAGFREHEARYLRKQREGR, from the coding sequence ATGCGCATACGGCCAAGCCGTGTTTTGAAGAAGCTTCGCGATGGCGGCATCGCGTGCTGTACAAAAATGAACCTGTATGACGCCCGCGCCGCGGAAATCGCCGCCATGTTCGAGTTTGACTGTCTCTGGCTCTGCATGGAACACGGGCCGACCGATCTCTCGGACATCGAGAAGCAGATATACGCGGCAAAAGCCTACGATGTGGATGTGTTGGTGCGGGTTGCCCGCGGCAGCTACAGCGACTATGTCCGGCCCTTCGAACTGGATGCGGCGGGCATCATGGTGCCTCATGTCATGAGTCTTGCCGACGCCCGGAACGTTGTGCGCATGACGCGGTTTCACCCTGTCGGGCGGCGGCCCGTCGACGGCGGCAATGCGGACGGGAAATACTGCAATGTGCCGTTTGTCGAGTATCTGCAGCAGGCGAACGAGGAGCGGTTCGTCATCGTGCAGATCGAGGATCCCGAACCGATGGACGAGCTCGACGCCATCTGTGCGCTGGACGGCATCGACATCATCCTGTTCGGCCCGGGCGATTTCAGTCATGGCATTGGCGCGCCGGGGCAATTTGATCATCCGGACCTGCTGGCAGCGCGGCGGCGCGTGGCCGAGTGCGCCAACAAGCACGGCAAGGTCGCGGGGACCGTCGGCGGCCTGGGAAATCTTCAGGAGCTCATTGACATGGGGTTCCGTTTTGTGAACCTGGGCGCCGATGTGCTTGCCCTGAGTCAGTATTATCAGCAAATATCGGCCGGTTTCCGGGAGCACGAAGCCAGGTACCTCCGGAAGCAGCGTGAAGGGAGATGA
- a CDS encoding SDR family oxidoreductase, whose amino-acid sequence MNVLDMFSLKGKVALATGGAGLYGRQIVEALAEAGAKTFTAARNRDALEKVAAAHREQGYDVTALQYDQGDEASILALRDQVLEQAGTIDVLVNNSVARPMKNGYQSDASTFAHSMAVNATGLFVITRAFGDIMAEKGGGSIINVGSIQGLIAPDPTIYRGTTMSGWAPDYFFHKGGMVNFTRFIGSYYGLKSVRCNCIAPGGYRTPDHPEPFVRQYSDKTFLGRLAGDTDLKGIIVFLASDASTYITGTTIPVDAGYTAK is encoded by the coding sequence ATGAACGTCTTGGACATGTTTTCGCTGAAGGGCAAAGTGGCGCTTGCGACCGGCGGCGCGGGTCTCTACGGGCGTCAGATTGTGGAGGCCCTGGCGGAAGCCGGGGCAAAGACGTTTACGGCCGCGCGAAACCGGGATGCTCTCGAGAAAGTGGCGGCCGCGCATCGTGAGCAGGGCTACGACGTGACCGCTTTGCAGTACGATCAGGGCGATGAGGCCTCGATACTCGCGTTGCGCGATCAGGTCCTCGAGCAAGCGGGGACGATTGATGTTCTCGTGAACAATTCGGTTGCGCGGCCCATGAAGAACGGATACCAGAGCGACGCCTCGACCTTCGCTCACAGCATGGCGGTAAACGCGACCGGGCTGTTTGTGATAACCCGTGCGTTTGGCGATATCATGGCCGAAAAAGGCGGCGGCTCGATCATCAACGTGGGCTCGATCCAGGGGCTCATCGCGCCTGACCCGACCATTTACCGGGGCACAACCATGAGCGGCTGGGCCCCCGACTATTTCTTCCACAAGGGCGGGATGGTCAATTTCACGCGGTTCATTGGGAGCTACTATGGACTGAAAAGCGTGCGGTGCAATTGTATCGCGCCGGGAGGATACCGGACGCCGGATCACCCCGAACCGTTTGTGCGCCAATACAGCGACAAGACTTTTCTCGGCCGGCTTGCGGGCGACACCGACCTGAAGGGGATCATCGTATTCCTGGCAAGTGATGCCTCCACTTATATCACGGGGACGACAATTCCGGTTGACGCCGGGTACACGGCCAAGTAG